The DNA region CTACGGTGATCCTGGGCGCGCTGGAGCAAGGGGGACGGATACCCGCGCGCTTCTTCTCGATCCCGCAGGAGGTCAACGCCCGCAACGGCGATTAAGCCTCTGGCTGCCCGGACAGATCAGACGTCAGCAGCTTTCGAGCTGCTGACGATAGCGCTCGGCCCGCGCCTCAACCCGCCCGGCGACCTCAATCAACCACGGCTTTGAGTTGTAGCTGCCGCGCGCGTAGCCAGTATGCCCCTCGTGGTAGGCGAGGTATTGGCGGCGCGCATCGGTGAGTGGAATATTGTTCCGCTCGACCGTGAGGTTCATGTACCAGCCCATGAAGTCGGTCGCATCGGCGATATCGGTGCGGTCCGCGCGGCGGTTTCCCGTTTCCTGTCTGTATTCGTCCCACGTGCCGTCCAGCGCCTGACTGTATCCGACTGCGGAGCTTTGACGCCCCACCGGAATGATCCCGAGGGCGAATTCGAAGGGGGGGCGAATATCGCCGTCGAAGCGGCTTTCCTGGTGGATCACCGCCATCTGTACATGGACGGGAACGTTCCAGTTCCGCTCGGCGCGGCGCATGGCGCGAAAGTAATTCGGTCGCTCTGCGATCAATCCACACGCGTTGTCGAGGTTGCGGGGAGAGTTGAATTCCTGCGACCTGCCACACGCAACAAGTGAGGCCGTGAGGCCTAGCAATAAAGTTCGTCTATACATTGGCCTGCTCTGCCTATGGGGGTGCCCCGTTTTTCGGAGCGTTATCGGGGGAATATAGCGCAATTCTGATGCCAGGAAAACTGCTGGTTTACCTCACCCGGGCAGAAGGAACGAAAGCGTGATCGGAAGGGCCACAATCGCCAGAAGGGTGGAGGTCACGACAAGGCTGGCGGCGGCGTCGGGATCGGTTTTGTACCGCTCGGCCATGAGATAGGAGGTGACGCCCACAGGAGTGGCCATTTGCAGGATCAGAACGGCCAGGGGCGCGCCAGACAGCCCAAACGCGAGGCCGACGCCAATGCCCACCAGCAACCCGATGGACAATTTGATCGCCGAGAGCCCGAAGGCGGGCAGGACGCGAGCGGGTTTCAGCCGAGCAACGGCGGCACCGAGGGTCAGCAGCATCAGCGGGATGCCCATGTGCCCGATCAGAGTGAGGGAATTCAGCGCAACGTTAGGAGGCGTCCACCCGGCGGAAAGGAACAGAACGCCGAGGACGGAGGCCCAGAGGATCGGTTCCCGCAGCACGCGCAGAGGGTTCTGCACACCCGCGACCATCCAGAGGCCGACGGTGAACATGATGATGGCCATAACCGCGAAGATCACGACCGCCAGTCCAAGGCCCGTTTCGCCAAAGGCAAAAAGCGCGAGCGGAAGGCCCAGATTTCCGGTATTCCCGAACGTCAAAGGGGCCAGATAGGCGCGGGTATCGAGGCGGAACATTCGCACGACAACCCAGGCTCCCAAGGTGATCAGCCCGTAGCAGAGGATTGCCGCCATGCTGAGCTGCGCCAGGGCCCGCGGTTCGATATCGGCGGCGACAAGCGTCGTGAAGATCAGGCACGGCACGGCAAGCGTCATGGCCAGGCGGGTGACGAAGGCTGTCGGATACTCATATCCCGCACGCACCCAGATGAAGCCAGCCGCACCAAGAATGAACACCGGTGCGGTGATGTCCAGCACTGTCAGGGCAAGGTTCACAGACTGTTTCCCATAAGAATCACGGGTCGGGATGGACAACCATGGGGGCGGTTCGATAACTAGACGATTGATACTCTGGGGATGTGCAATGCTTGAGACGCAAGCAAAATACAATATCGGTCAGATCGTGAAGCACCGCAAACACCCGTTTCGCGGCGTTGTCTTTGATATTGATGCGGAATTCTCGAACTCGGATGAGTGGTATGAGGCGATCCCCGAGGATGCGCGGCCCCTGAAGGATCAGCCGTTCTATCACTTGCTGGCCGAGAATGACCAAACCTACTACGTGGCCTATGTGTCCGAGCAGAATCTTGTGCCCGACGACACCGGAGAGCCCGTGACCCATCCTGAC from Jannaschia sp. CCS1 includes:
- a CDS encoding transglycosylase SLT domain-containing protein; the protein is MYRRTLLLGLTASLVACGRSQEFNSPRNLDNACGLIAERPNYFRAMRRAERNWNVPVHVQMAVIHQESRFDGDIRPPFEFALGIIPVGRQSSAVGYSQALDGTWDEYRQETGNRRADRTDIADATDFMGWYMNLTVERNNIPLTDARRQYLAYHEGHTGYARGSYNSKPWLIEVAGRVEARAERYRQQLESC
- the hspQ gene encoding heat shock protein HspQ; this translates as MLETQAKYNIGQIVKHRKHPFRGVVFDIDAEFSNSDEWYEAIPEDARPLKDQPFYHLLAENDQTYYVAYVSEQNLVPDDTGEPVTHPDLPDLFGEFSNGHYPLEYQLN
- a CDS encoding AEC family transporter, whose translation is MNLALTVLDITAPVFILGAAGFIWVRAGYEYPTAFVTRLAMTLAVPCLIFTTLVAADIEPRALAQLSMAAILCYGLITLGAWVVVRMFRLDTRAYLAPLTFGNTGNLGLPLALFAFGETGLGLAVVIFAVMAIIMFTVGLWMVAGVQNPLRVLREPILWASVLGVLFLSAGWTPPNVALNSLTLIGHMGIPLMLLTLGAAVARLKPARVLPAFGLSAIKLSIGLLVGIGVGLAFGLSGAPLAVLILQMATPVGVTSYLMAERYKTDPDAAASLVVTSTLLAIVALPITLSFLLPG